The Coffea arabica cultivar ET-39 chromosome 3c, Coffea Arabica ET-39 HiFi, whole genome shotgun sequence genome contains a region encoding:
- the LOC113734467 gene encoding uncharacterized protein: MSLSRHLLRRAPPPAASLNPLFHLRNAFSTTTTHHVDHQRNHEFLPPDKYLSSWKAPKDPKEAQAKLAMLRREYGKKVKAVRKEYIREMEFQKLEKLKKDEAKKEALRIASEQRKAAKEAEKKAKAKEREVAEEEFRQTLLKERAEKLEYWRMRTKQVEEKVEEKNELLRRQSSVWINEADLEKKILEAIVDGTPL; this comes from the exons atgtCCTTATCTCGCCACCTCCTCCGCCGCGCACCACCCCCGGCAGCGTCATTAAACCCTCTCTTCCACCTCCGCAACGCCTTCTCCACTACCACCACTCACCACGTCGATCACCAGCGTAATCACGAGTTTCTCCCGCCAGACAAGTACCTCAGCTCATGGAAAGCCCCAAAGGACCCCAAAGAAGCTCAGGCGAAGCTCGCGATGTTGCGGCGGGAGTATGGGAAGAAGGTCAAAGCCGTCCGCAAAGAGTACATTCGCGAAATGGAATTTCAGAAGCTCGAAAAGCTTAAGAAGGACGAAGCGAAGAAAGAGGCATTGAGGATCGCAAGTGAACAGAGGAAAGCGGCGAAAGAGGCCGAGAAGAAGGCCAAGGCGAAAGAAAGAGAAGTTGCCGAGGAGGAGTTCCGACAAACGCTA TTGAAAGAAAGAGCTGAGAAGCTTGAGTACTGGAGAATGAGAACAAAACAAGTTGAGGAAAAGGTGGAGGAGAAGAATGAGCTTCTTCGTCGACAAAGTTCAGTATGGATTAATGAAGCTGATTTGGAGAAGAAGATCCTCGAGGCTATTGTTGATGGTACTCCCCTATAG
- the LOC113734468 gene encoding deoxypodophyllotoxin synthase-like, whose protein sequence is MAPQTPSLPRIDFSSENSEPGTSSWLSTSKQVKDALENHGFFLVTYDKISSEVKNAFILAMKEFHDLPEEQKSRFTSDKPYLGYFGQARDGKPPILELTAIGDPTSIQAVEGLTNLFRSSGKKDHLREIILSYTKQVAELHELILKMVLEGYGVEKYYESLKESLAYICRVNKYRATEPNERDVAVVPHTDSSFMTILDQNEVNGLEVKSKDGSWVPVDFPPSSFALVAGDGLLAWSNGRIRPKVHRVIMAAEEPRYSIGLFCYTHGTVEAPKELVDEQHPLLFKPFNHFELVSLTQTKKLYLIEDRLKVLYGV, encoded by the exons ATGGCCCCCCAAACTCCAAGCCTTCCTCGCATAGATTTTAGCAGTGAAAACTCAGAACCTGGCACAAGTTCCTGGCTATCCACAAGCAAGCAGGTCAAGGATGCACTTGAGAATCATGGGTTTTTTCTGGTGACTTACGacaaaatttcttcagaagTCAAGAATGCATTTATCTTAGCAATGAAGGAGTTCCACGATCTTCCCGAAGAGCAAAAAAGTCGGTTCACTTCAGATAAGCCTTATTTGGGTTATTTTGGGCAAGCTCGTGATGGTAAGCCTCCTATTCTTGAACTTACAGCCATCGGAGATCCAACTAGTATACAGGCTGTTGAAGGTTTAACAAATCTCTTTCGCTCCTCTGGGAAGAAGGACCATTTAAG GGAAATCATCCTTTCCTACACAAAGCAAGTGGCAGAACTGCATGAGCTGATACTCAAAATGGTACTTGAAGGCTATGGTGTTGAGAAATACTACGAATCTCTCAAAGAATCATTGGCTTATATATGTCGAGTAAACAAATATAGAGCAACAGAGCCAAATGAAAGAGATGTAGCTGTGGTTCCTCATACAGACTCGAGTTTCATGACCATACTTGATCAAAATGAAGTCAATGGTTTGGAGGTCAAGTCCAAGGATGGTAGTTGGGTTCCGGTTGATTTTCCTCCCTCATCCTTCGCCCTGGTTGCTGGTGATGGATTATTG GCGTGGAGCAATGGTAGGATACGCCCTAAGGTTCATCGAGTCATTATGGCAGCAGAAGAGCCAAGATACTCGATTGGATTATTTTGCTACACGCATGGGACAGTGGAAGCACCAAAAGAGCTAGTTGATGAGCAACATCCTTTACTGTTCAAGCCATTCAATCATTTTGAATTGGTTTCTTTAACCCAAACAAAAAAGTTATACCTAATTGAAGACAGGCTCAAAGTTCTTTATGGCGTTTAA